ATCTTTGTCGAACGGTGAAGCTGTCTGCGGCGTTTTCGAACGGCTCGGCTGCGAAGGCGCGCGCGACGCTGCCGCGCCCGAAGCGGCGGCCGCTTTCTCGCTGGTGCGCGGCGCCGTCTGCGAGTGCGTGACGTTGCCGGCTCCGATCCACTCTTCGGAGTACTTGGCGAAGGCGGCAGTGTTCAGTGTCAGGACGGCGACGGGAAACAGGAGAGCGAAGCAGGCGTTTCGTACGAGCATGGTCTTTCTTCTTGTCGTTTTCGATTTCTAAGCGCGTTACGGTGACGGCCGCGCGACATGGCGCGCGCGGCCCGATCCATCACCGATTGCTTAGCGCGTTAGATGGGACGAACCCGTCGCTCAATGCGCGATGACCATCTGGTCCGGCTGGTGATTTTCGGCGTCGAAGTGCAGCGCGGAATTCGCCGCCTGCTCCTGCATGAGGAACTCGCGCGCGGCCTGCACGCCGCGGTCGTACGACGCGCGCGCGGTGTGTTCTTCCAGTGCCGAGATGAGCGGAATCTGTTCTTCGGCGACCGAGTGCAGAAGACTCAGAATGTCGCGGCGCATCGACTCGGGGTACGAACAGAAGTGCTCGAAGCCGCCGGGCGCCGCGACAATATTGACGAGCGACGTCAGCAAACGCGCGCGGTTCAGGCAGTGCTCCTTGATGTGCGTGGAGTGCGACAGGGTTGCGCGGCCGTTCGCGTCGACGGAAATGTGCAGGTCTTTCATGATGCGAGCCTCATTTTTCGGAAGAATGCGGCATTAAATCGGCTCGCCGGACAAAATACAGCAGGACTTTTCCTATTCGCGCAGTCGGCAACGATCCTTTACGTTTTCCGTCGATGAGTCAGAGATCGGCTCGCGACGGCCACGCGCAGCAACGCCGGTTCGCCGTCCGGCGTCGCTGTGCGGCCTCCATCTGACGGCGTGAGCGTTACTGCTTCATCGTCCCGGTGGACTTAGATCCGCGCGCCGGCGGTTGCGACGTATCCGGCGACATGCCTTGCTCGCGCTTTTGCATGAGCGTGCCGCTTCCGGACGTGCCGGAAGGCGCGCCGCCTTGCGACGCATCGTTTGCGCCCCCCGGCGACGCGTTCTGTCCCTGCTGCTGCGTCTGTGGGCGTTGGTTCAACTGGTCGCGCGACATCTCCTGCGCGAGGGAGGCGGTACTGGCAAGCGCGAGAAGGGCGCCTGCGATCGCTGCGGTCGCTTTCATGGCTGTCTCCTGGTTCCAGGCGCGAGGCGCGCCGTGCAGAGGAACTAGCATCGGCTGTGCCGCGCTCTTTAGACGAAACGTGCCGCATATCTCAAAACCATCTACGATGATTATTGGCGCTACCAAACGGATGCCGATTCATTACAATTCGCGCTCCAAACGAACCTGAGCCGCCCGAATTCGAGTCAATGGGCCAATCCAACGGAGTGTTTCATGTCGATCACACTGAACGATTTATTGGCATGGAGCGAAAGCTTGCCGGACCGCAATAGCGACGAAGCGAAAATGCTCGACGCTCTCATCGAGAAACGCGAAACGGAATTGAGATCGCGTATTGCCGATCTGATTGCCGCTGTGAGTCAGCAAGAGAACTGGAAACTGCATCGTTGTGCGGCAACGGCACGGCGTATCGAACGGACTTCCACTGCGCACCTCGAGGCGGTTTATGAATATTTTCGGGATCGCAACGAAGGGCGCTTGCATTTCGAAGCGCCCGAGATTCTCGCCGATTCTTTCGTCGACGGTCAGGCCGGCCCCGATCGGCTGAGCGTGCCCGTCGTGACGAACGGCGACGCGAATTACGCGATCAAGGTGGGAACGCCGGCCGAGCCGATCGTGAACCTCTACGGGCGGATGAAGAATCTCGAAGCGCGGCTGGCCGATACGCCCGGCATCGCGTGCGGCATTCAGGGCATCCGAATCATGCGAATGGTGGCGCTGATGTCGAAAGCGCGCTCGGCGCAACTTGCCAATTTGCGCGTGAGCGGAATGCAGGCCGTCTACCGGCACATGTAATGATTTGTGCCCGCGAAACGAAAAGCGGCTTTACGCACCATTTACCGCATTGACTCGCGGAGGGTTTTGTCGCTCGCGCAGCTTCGATTGCATCTGGAAATCGCTCGCCTATACTGTTTCATCAGCCGAAAATTCGGTCAATTTGCATCGCCGCTCGTTCGTTATCCAGAATAATCACTGCGAATATTCAAAATATGCGACGCGGATAAAAGCACCCTGGCTGTCGTCAGGAACCGTCAAAATCGCAGCCGTAAGTCAAACGTGGAGTCATCGTGAAAAGCCTGCTGAGCAGACGAGGCACATTGCTCGATAACGCGCCGTCGTTTCTCCTGCGCCAAAAACCGAATGCTCCGGTTCGCTTCGCTGCGCAGAACAAGCCCGACGGACTCGAGTCCTCCGACGAAGCGGCACCCGCCGCGCCTTCGACCGCCACCCGCGTCACGCCGCTGCGCCCGAACGGCGCGTCGACGCCGTTCGCCACGCACGCTCTGCAGGCGGCGCAAATTGCCGAGGTGGAGTGGCTGATCCAGCAGTCGACGCTCGCCGTTTTCCGGACATTTCAGAGTTTCGCGTATAGTGCGAGCCTGCTGTTCTATCCGCGCGACCTGACGTACTATGCCGTGCTCTATCATGAGGACGCCGTATGGCGCGTGCTGAAAGCGGGCGATATCGACGCCGCCGAGCCCGCGTTCCGTCATTTCGTCGAGCAGGCAGTGCGGCTCGCGGAAGCGGAATTGCGGCGCGCGCACTTGCAGGCGCAAAACGAGCAGTTCGCACGGCTGATTGCCGAGTCGGAAGCGCAGGTCGAACGTTCTCGCGTGGATCTCCAGCGCGGCAGTACGCAGGACCAGGAAGTGGCGCTCAGGCAACAAGAGGTGCGCAAGGATCTCGCGCAGCTCGAAGCCCGGCGCGTTGCGGCTCAGGCGCAGCTGAGTAAGTTGCAACGGCAAATGCACCAGCTCGCCGCGACCAGCAACGAAACGGTGCCACATCTGCCATCGGGGCGTTGAGGCAAAATCTCGGGCGCTCGCGCCGTCAGGCGTCTCTCCGCTCGTCTCTGGCGGCGTACGGAACGCGAGTCTGCGAAATGTAGCTGCTGAGCCCGCGACCGGCGCGGGCGCGCCGCTTCATTTGCTCGACGTGCGCGCGGCCCGACTCGCGGTAGTTGTAGAGATACGTCCGCCCGTCGGCGAAGCGCACGCGAATGCCGTCGCGCAGAATCTCGTAAGCCGACACGCCGGAATTGCCCGCAACGTTCCGATAGGGCTGCATAAGCGTTTTCTCCGCACGTTCTCGCCGCAGGGCGGGCGGCAAGGATTTAATCAAAGCCGGTACTAAAGAATTTCCGGTTCCGGCCGATATCGTTGTTATGTGTCAGCGGCCGGGGCCAGAAGGGTGTCATGGATAAAGATCAATTGCCGTTTCTCGATTCAAACGATCCGCATTTCCAGCACGCGCGCGCGCTGAGTCTGTCCGTCGGCGCGATCCGTCGCGCGCAGGGCAAGTGCAGCCCGAACGACTTCCCGGTCGGCTCGCTCGAATGGCACTTTGCGGTGGAAGAGTTCGCAACCGATGTCCTGCGCGTGCTCATGGGCGACGACGCGCAAGACGTCGACTTGCCGCTCGGCGAGCGTCCGCTCGACTGATTGCCGCTCACGCGCGCCGTCCGGCGCGCGCTTCGCTACAGCTTCACGCCGCCGGCTTCCGGCGCGTCGACGCCGCCGGGCGGGATCGCGCCCGTGTCGGTGACGTCGTTTGTGCTCGGCGCGCCGGGCCCGCTGGACCCGCTCGACCCGCTCGACCAGTACGGCTCGCGCCCATAGTGCTGATGCACCGAGCTCGCCCAGACGGGATCGGCCATCGACGGCCACGCGTCCTTGTCGAATCCCGGCGAATTGCGCACCTGGTCGGCCGTCGCCGCGAGGCGAAAGCAGCGGTTGTCCGTGTCGAGCGTCAGCGCGCTCCAAGGCACGGCCAGCAGCTTGTCCCCGATGCCGAGAAAGCCGCCACTCGACAGCACCGCGTACGCCACGCGGCCGCTCGTCACATCCAGCATGATTTCCTTGAGCGAGCCGACGTCGTGCCCGTCGCTGCTCAGCACCGCGTTGCCATCCAGCGTGCTCGCCGCCATGACGTCGGGGCCGGGACCCGCGGCCGTCGCGGCGCCCTTGCCGATGATCTTTGCACCACCGGACGATTCCTCCATCGGTCGGTTCATGATCTGCTCCTTGGCGTTTCCTTGATGTTCAGGCGTGTGTCTGGCTGACCGTTCATCGTTGCCCGGTTTGCTGCGTCGATTCTTGTTCGGGCTCCTCTCGATAAGCAATTCCCGCGCCCGTGCGCCCGCCGCGTTCTGCTAAGCTGCGGGCTCGTTCATCCTTCGTGCCGCCCATGATCGAATTCGAGGAACTGCTCGCCGTCGCCTACAAGAGGGAACGTCTGGAAAGCCGCCGGCTCGTCAAGAGCGCGGCCTTTTCCGAGCACGCGGCGCTCGTGAAGACGCTGACGAAGGCAGCGGGCACGCAGTCCTTGAGAGAATTGGTCGATGCGCGTCGCGCCGCGCACGCGCGAGCCGCCGACGCGCTGCGCCAGCGCAGGCTGGCGCGTGCGAACCGCCCGCCGCGGCCGCATTCCTCCGCGCCGCGACCGGACGATGCCAGCGCGTGGACAGGCTGGTTCGACGGTTCCGCGCTGCCGAATCCGGGGCGCATCGGTATCGGCGCGGTGCTCAAGAGTCCGGAGGGCCGCACGCTGCAAATCAGCGCGACGGCGGGGCAAGGCGACAGCAGCGTGGCCGAGTATCTCGCGCTGACTGCGCTCCTCGAAGCGGCGCAGCGCGAAGGCGCCGCCAATCTGACGATCTATGGCGACAGCCGCGTGGTCATCGACGACGTTCG
The Caballeronia sp. M1242 DNA segment above includes these coding regions:
- a CDS encoding ribonuclease HI family protein, giving the protein MIEFEELLAVAYKRERLESRRLVKSAAFSEHAALVKTLTKAAGTQSLRELVDARRAAHARAADALRQRRLARANRPPRPHSSAPRPDDASAWTGWFDGSALPNPGRIGIGAVLKSPEGRTLQISATAGQGDSSVAEYLALTALLEAAQREGAANLTIYGDSRVVIDDVRGGEAEGIRSLADHAARVRKLIAQIGKVRLQWIPRARNAHADRLSREALAVADAPACAVSAA
- a CDS encoding DUF2968 domain-containing protein — encoded protein: MKSLLSRRGTLLDNAPSFLLRQKPNAPVRFAAQNKPDGLESSDEAAPAAPSTATRVTPLRPNGASTPFATHALQAAQIAEVEWLIQQSTLAVFRTFQSFAYSASLLFYPRDLTYYAVLYHEDAVWRVLKAGDIDAAEPAFRHFVEQAVRLAEAELRRAHLQAQNEQFARLIAESEAQVERSRVDLQRGSTQDQEVALRQQEVRKDLAQLEARRVAAQAQLSKLQRQMHQLAATSNETVPHLPSGR
- a CDS encoding PRC-barrel domain-containing protein; translated protein: MNRPMEESSGGAKIIGKGAATAAGPGPDVMAASTLDGNAVLSSDGHDVGSLKEIMLDVTSGRVAYAVLSSGGFLGIGDKLLAVPWSALTLDTDNRCFRLAATADQVRNSPGFDKDAWPSMADPVWASSVHQHYGREPYWSSGSSGSSGPGAPSTNDVTDTGAIPPGGVDAPEAGGVKL